A portion of the Etheostoma cragini isolate CJK2018 chromosome 13, CSU_Ecrag_1.0, whole genome shotgun sequence genome contains these proteins:
- the mrps17 gene encoding 28S ribosomal protein S17, mitochondrial: MSVKHASVHAKWIIGRVIGTKMYKTAKVRVTRLVLDPYLLKYYNKRKTYFAHDPLQQCTVGDIVLLKALTEARSKHVKHELSDIVYKVGRVVDPLTGKSVEGNEFVEPLTDLPLSLAEDTKLSEKLQELNISAASPGADSSPAQTPTS, translated from the exons ATGTCAGTTAAGCATGCATCAGTCCATGCCAAATGGATCATCGGCAGAGTAATAGGGACCAAGATGTACAAAACTGCCAAAGTGAGAGTCACAAGGCTGGTGCTGGACCCTTACCTGCTCAAG TACTACAACAAGAGGAAAACCTACTTTGCCCATGATCCTTTGCAACAGTGCACTGTGGGAGATATTGTCCTCCTCAAGGCTCTGACTGAGGCCAGGTCCAAACATGTGAAGCATGAACTGTCTGACATAGTGTATAAAGTTGGAAGAGTGGTTGACCCACTGACGGGAAAAAGTGTTGAAGGAAATGAGTTTGTGGAGCCTCTGACTGACCTTCCACTCAGCCTGGCAGAAGACACAAAGTTATCAGAAAAACTGCAGGAACTCAACATCTCTGCTGCATCCCCTGGAGCTGACTCCTCACCAGCACAAACTCCCACTTCATGA